From the genome of Streptomyces sp. NBC_00523:
TCTGGCCCGCCCTCGCGGCCGGAGTCGCGGGCGCGGCCGTGGTCGGCGCCGCCGTCGACTTCCTGGTGATGCGCCGCTACCGGGGCAGCGACCACAGCGTCCTCGCCATCGTCACCATCGGCGTCGACATCCTCCTGACCACCGAACTCACCCGGCGCATGGGCACGGAGGTGCTCGCCCTCGGCGACCCCTGGGGCAACCGGGTCCTCACCGTCGGCGGGGTCACGCTCGCCCAGACCCGCGTCGCGGCTTTCGTCGCCGCGGCCCTCCTCATCACCGTCTTCCTGCTCGCCTTCCGCTTCACCTCCTGGGGCGTCTCGATGCGCGCGGCGGCCGAAAACCCGCGGACGGCGGCGCTGATGGGGATCAGGCTGGGCCGGGTCTCGCTCGCCGCCTGGGCGGTCGCCGGAGCACTGGCCGCCGTCGCCGCGCTGTTCCTCACCGTCTTCCCCACGCCCGGCCTGGAACGGGCGACCTCGCTCGCCGCGCTCAAGGCGTTCCCCGCCGCCATCCTCGGCGGCCTCGACTCCACGACCGGCGCCCTCGCCGGGGGCCTGATCGTCGGGGTCACCGAATCGCTCGCCACCGGCTACCAGAGCGATCTGTCGTTCCTCGGCCGGGGCATCGGCGACCTGGCCCCCTACCTGGTGATGGTGATCGTGCTGCTCGTACGCCCCGCCGGACTCCTCGGCACGAAGGAGCCCGCCCGTGTCTGAGACCGCCACCCCGTTCGCGTACACCGTCACCGCGCGGCTGCGCCGTCCCCGTACCTGGGCCTGGGCGGCGGGATCGGTGCTGCTGCTCGCCCTCCCCTTCTATCTGGACCGCTTCTGGCTCCAGGCCGGGCTGTTCGCGATGGCCGCCGCGATCGGCGCGATCGGGCTCAACCTGCTGACCGGGGCCACCGGACAGCTGTCCATGGGCCACGCCTTCTTCCTCGCCGTGGGCGCGTACGGCTACTGCGTGCTGGCGGGGGAGGGCGGTACGGAGAGCGGGCACACCCTGTCCGGGCTCGGCCTGCCCAGCTGGCTCGCGGCCGTCCTCGCCGTCCTCCTCGCCGGTGCGGCGGGCGGGCTGTTCAGCCCGATCGCGGGGCGGCTGCGCGGCGCCTACCTCGGCATCGCCACCCTGGCGCTGATCTTCATCGGCCAGCACGTGCTGTTCAACGCCTCTTCCCTCACCGGCGGTTACAACGGCCGCACGGTGCCGCCGCTGTCGCTCTTCGGCCTCACCTTCGACGACACCGAGGTGCTGGTGGCCGCGGTGCCGTTCCAGTCCTCCGAGAAGCTCTGGTACGTGGCGCTGCTCGCCCTGCTCCTCAGCGGTCTGTTCGCGCGCGGGGTGCTGCGCGGGCGGCCCGGCCGGGCGCTGAACGCCCTCCGCGACCACCGCGTCGCGGCCGGGGTGATGGGCGTCCCGGTGGCCCGCTACCGGGCCGGGGTCTTCGTCCTGTCCTCCATGTACGCCGGACTGGCCGGGGTGCTCCTGGCCCTGGTCTTCCAGCGGACGGTACCCGAGTACTTCGGCATGGTCCTGTCCCTCGAATACCTCGCCATGATCGTGATCGGCGGGCTCGGCACCGTGGCGGGGGCCGTCGTCGGCGCGGCCTTCGTGTCGCTGCTGCCCCAGCTCCTCACCCACTACAGCGAATCGCTGCCGTTGGTCGCCGCCCCCGGCACGGGCGGCCTGACCCCGGGCGAGGCTTCGCGCTACCTGTACGGCGCCGCGGTCGTCGCGGCGGTCCTGTTCCTGCCCGGCGGCCTGACGCGCCCGATGAAGAACCCAGGGGAGAAGAAATGAAACTGCGTGTGCTCGGGGCCGTGTGCGCGGCCCTCGCCCTCGCCCTCACGGGATGCAGCGAGAAGGCGAAGTCCTCCGACGGGGGAGAGGGGGCCAAGGGCGGGGTCAGGACCGGCGAGGGTGTCACCGACTCGGTGATCGCGCTCGGCGCGCTCACCGACATGACCGGCGTCTACGCCTCGCTCGGCAAGAGCGTCACCCAGGCCCAGCAGCTCTGGGTGAAGCAGACCAACGCCGCGGGCGGCATCTGCGACCGCAAGGTGGAGCTCACCGTGCGCGACCACGGCTACGACCCGCAGAAGGCGGTCGCCGGATACACCGAGCTGGAACCGAAGGTGCTGGGCTTCGTCCAGTTCATCGGCTCCCCGTTCGTCGGGGCGGTGGAGCAGCGCATCGACGGCCTGGACAAGGGCCTCGTGCTCCCGCAGGCATGGTCGGCGAATCTGCTCGGCAGCAAGTACGTACGCGTCATCGGCGCCACGTACGACATCGAGACGATCAACGCCATCGACTACCTGCTCGCGGAGAAGCGCATCGCCAAGGGCGACAGGATCGGCCACGTCTACTTCGAGGGCGACTACGGCGAGAACGCGCTCGCCGGCTCCAAGTACGCCGCCGAGCAGGCGGGCCTCACCGTGGTCGAGCAGAAGATCACGCCCTCCGCCAACGACATGACCGCCCAGGTCGCCGCCTTCAAGCAGGCGGGCGTCAAGGCCGTCGTCGTCAGCGCGGGCCCCCGCCAGGCCGCCTCGCTCGTCGGGGTCGCCGCCGCCACCGGCCTCAAGGTCCCGGTGATCGGCAACAACTCCGCGTACGCTCCGCAGTTGCTGAAGACCCAGGCGGGCCCGGCCCTGAAGCGGGACTACTACGTCGCCGCGTCCACCCTGCCCATCGGCGACCCGGGCACCGGCCCGGCGAAGCTGGCGAAGGAGTACGCCGCCGCCTACCCGAAGGACGGTCTCGACAACGGGGTCATCGCCGGCTACACCGCCGCCGACCTGTACGGCGAGGCCCTGAAGAAGGCGTGCGCGGCCAAGGACCTCACCCGCGAAGGCGTCGACAAGGCGCTGCTCACCATCACCGGATTCGGCACCGACTTCGGGGTCGCGCACGACTTCACCGACCCGTCGGCGCCCTCCACCCGGGAGAGCGTGATCATGAAGCCGGACGACAAGGTCCCCGGCGGCCTGAAGGTGGTCAGGCCGGCCGAGGCCGCGGCGGCCGCCAAGTCCTACACCCTCAAGTAGCGCACCACTTTGGGGATATGCCCGGTGGGCGGCACGCGCGATGCGTGCCGCCCACCGGTGTTTCCGGGTTCCCGGTCAGCTGGTGTACGCCTCCAGTTCCGAGAGCTGAGCGGCCGGCCAGCCGGTGTTGGCGGTGAACGTCAGCCGCAGATAGCGGGCCGACGTGCCCGGCAGGGTGACCGTCGCCTGGTTGCC
Proteins encoded in this window:
- a CDS encoding ABC transporter substrate-binding protein; amino-acid sequence: MKLRVLGAVCAALALALTGCSEKAKSSDGGEGAKGGVRTGEGVTDSVIALGALTDMTGVYASLGKSVTQAQQLWVKQTNAAGGICDRKVELTVRDHGYDPQKAVAGYTELEPKVLGFVQFIGSPFVGAVEQRIDGLDKGLVLPQAWSANLLGSKYVRVIGATYDIETINAIDYLLAEKRIAKGDRIGHVYFEGDYGENALAGSKYAAEQAGLTVVEQKITPSANDMTAQVAAFKQAGVKAVVVSAGPRQAASLVGVAAATGLKVPVIGNNSAYAPQLLKTQAGPALKRDYYVAASTLPIGDPGTGPAKLAKEYAAAYPKDGLDNGVIAGYTAADLYGEALKKACAAKDLTREGVDKALLTITGFGTDFGVAHDFTDPSAPSTRESVIMKPDDKVPGGLKVVRPAEAAAAAKSYTLK
- a CDS encoding branched-chain amino acid ABC transporter permease, with amino-acid sequence MSETATPFAYTVTARLRRPRTWAWAAGSVLLLALPFYLDRFWLQAGLFAMAAAIGAIGLNLLTGATGQLSMGHAFFLAVGAYGYCVLAGEGGTESGHTLSGLGLPSWLAAVLAVLLAGAAGGLFSPIAGRLRGAYLGIATLALIFIGQHVLFNASSLTGGYNGRTVPPLSLFGLTFDDTEVLVAAVPFQSSEKLWYVALLALLLSGLFARGVLRGRPGRALNALRDHRVAAGVMGVPVARYRAGVFVLSSMYAGLAGVLLALVFQRTVPEYFGMVLSLEYLAMIVIGGLGTVAGAVVGAAFVSLLPQLLTHYSESLPLVAAPGTGGLTPGEASRYLYGAAVVAAVLFLPGGLTRPMKNPGEKK
- a CDS encoding branched-chain amino acid ABC transporter permease, which encodes MTTFIELLLGGLSIGSVYALIALGFVVIFKATEVVNFAHASLLLAGGYVTAVLHDDIGFWPALAAGVAGAAVVGAAVDFLVMRRYRGSDHSVLAIVTIGVDILLTTELTRRMGTEVLALGDPWGNRVLTVGGVTLAQTRVAAFVAAALLITVFLLAFRFTSWGVSMRAAAENPRTAALMGIRLGRVSLAAWAVAGALAAVAALFLTVFPTPGLERATSLAALKAFPAAILGGLDSTTGALAGGLIVGVTESLATGYQSDLSFLGRGIGDLAPYLVMVIVLLVRPAGLLGTKEPARV